A genomic segment from Synchiropus splendidus isolate RoL2022-P1 chromosome 18, RoL_Sspl_1.0, whole genome shotgun sequence encodes:
- the LOC128749379 gene encoding monocarboxylate transporter 1-like, with protein sequence MPPPVGGPMGYTPPEGGWGWAVVVGAFISIGFSYAFPKSITVFFKEIEVIFDATPSQVSWISSIMLAVMYAGGPISSILVNKFGSRPIILVGGCLSGSGLVAASFCNSVEQLYFFIGVIGGLGLAFNLNPALTMIGKYFYKRRPIANGIAMAGSPVFLSTLAPLNSWLYDEFGWRGSFLILGGLLLNCCVAGSLMRPIGPPPLPSNAPAEPSASEGDAIVKPQPKKTILQTIISFIDITLFKHRGFLLYLLGNVVMFFGLFAPLVFLSNYAKSKDISKEKAAFLLSVLAFVDMFARPSMGLLANTKWIRPRVQYFFAAAVLYNGVCHVLAPLSVDYTGFVVYAIFFGFAFGWLSAVLFETLMDLVGAQRFSSAVGLVTIVECGPVLLGPPLTGSFYNYYSHYDYTYISSGIILIIASCILFVGMGINYRLLAREKKAEEMKEQEEAAAEEGKAMLASDTEENSVPHAAVPLEEVARMDEDTV encoded by the exons ATGCCTCCACCGGTGGGCGGGCCCATGGGCTACACCCCTCCAGAAGGTGGCTGGGGCTGGGCCGTGGTGGTTGGTGCCTTCATCTCCATAGGCTTCTCCTATGCCTTCCCCAaatccatcactgtgttcttcaaagagATTGAGGTGATCTTTGATGCCACGCCAAGTCAAGTGTCCTGGATCTCCTCCATCATGCTGGCAGTCATGTACGCTGGAG GTCCGATCAGTAGCATTCTGGTCAACAAATTTGGCAGCCGTCCAATTATCCTCGTTGGCGGCTGCCTCTCTGGGTCAGGTCTGGTCGCCGCCTCTTTCTGCAACTCGGTGGAGCAGCTTTACTTCTTCATCGGAGTCATTGGAG GTTTGGGACTGGCCTTCAACTTGAATCCTGCCCTCACCATGATCGGGAAATACTTCTACAAACGCCGTCCGATTGCCAATGGCATCGCCATGGCAGGCAGCCCCGTCTTCCTGTCCACGCTGGCCCCACTGAACTCATGGTTGTACGATGAGTTTGGCTGGAGAGGAAGCTTCCTCATCCTGGGGGGTCTTCTGCTCAACTGCTGTGTGGCTGGTTCCCTCATGCGGCCCATCGGGCCTCCGCCTCTGCCGTCCAACGCTCCGGCCGAGCCCTCTGCGTCAGAGGGGGATGCCATTGTCAAGCCACAACCAAAGAAGACTATCCTGCAGACCATCATCTCCTTTATCGACATCACTCTCTTCAAGCACCGCGGCTTCCTGCTGTACTTGCTCGGCAATGTCGTCATGTTCTTTGGCCTCTTCGCACCGCTCGTCTTCCTGTCAAACTATGCCAAAAGCAAAGACATAAGCAAGGAGAAGGCCGCCTTCCTGCTGTCCGTGCTGGCCTTTGTTGACATGTTTGCCCGTCCCTCCATGGGCCTGCTGGCCAACACCAAGTGGATCCGCCCCCGAGTCCAGTACttctttgctgctgctgttctctaCAACGGTGTGTGCCATGTGCTGGCACCTCTGTCCGTTGACTACACGGGATTTGTGGTGTACGCCATCTTCTTCGGTTTTGCCTTCGGCTGGCTTAGCGCTGTGCTCTTTGAGACTCTCATGGACCTGGTGGGCGCGCAGAGGTTCTCCTCTGCCGTGGGTCTGGTCACCATCGTGGAATGTGGCCCAGTGCTGTTGGGTCCCCCTCTCACAG gcAGTTTCTATAACTACTACAGCCACTATGACTACACCTATATCTCCTCCGGAATCATCCTCATCATCGCCAGCTGCATTCTTTTCGTGGGGATGGGAATCAATTACCGGCTGCTGGCACGAGAGAAGAAggcggaggagatgaaggagcaggaggaggcggcAGCGGAGGAGGGCAAGGCCATGCTGGCGTCTGACACGGAGGAGAACAGTGTTCCTCACGCCGCCGTCCCTCTGGAGGAGGTGGCCCGAATGGACGAGGACACAGTTTAG